AGCAAGTTGTTCTTAGATGGTTTATGGTTGCGTTTCGTTATGTTTGTTGAATCAACGCTGCGATCGCAATCGCAAACCCAACGTCGGGAGTAGGCTGGAATTAGCCTTTCACAGCAGGATGTTCTCGTGGGTACGGACAATCAACTCTTTAGCGATGCCACTCACCGTTTAACCACTGCCTTAGAGCATGTGGACTTGCCCGAAGATGTTTTAGAAACTTTGAAATATCCCAAGGCTCAACTCGGGGTTTCTATTCCGGTGCGCATGGATAATGGCGAACTGAAAATCTTTCAAGGCTATCGCGTCCGCTATGACGATACTCGCGGTCCAGCTAAGGGTGGAGTTAGGTATCATCCAGGTGTTTCCATTGATGAAGTCCAGTCCCTAGCTTTTTGGATGACCTTTAAATGTGCTGCCCTAAACTTACCCTTTGGAGGTGGTAAGGGGGGCATTACGGTAGATCCCAAAGCTCTCTCGCGGATGGAACTAGAGCGTTTAAGCCGGGGCTATATTGATGCCATTGCCGATTTTATTGGGCCTGATGTTGATATTCTGGCGCCTGATGTCTATACCAACCCGATGATTATGGGCTGGATGATGGATCAGTACAGCATTATCAAACGCCAAATTTGCCGAGGGGTGGTGACGGGGAAACCCCTGGCGATTGGTGGCAGCGTCGGCAGAAATACGGCCACGGGAATGGGAGCCTTTTTCGTGATTGAGGCGATGGGGCCCAAGCTGGAATTGATTCCTGAGCAAACCACAGTCGCAGTCCAAGGGTTTGGAAATGCTGGCGCTGTTGTGGCTGAACTGCTAAATCAAGTGGGTTATAAAGTCGTTGCTGTTAGCGATTCACAAGGGGGGATTTATGCGCCTCAAGGTTTGGATATTGCCAGTATCCGCAAGCATAAAGAAGCCAGCCGCTCCATGAAGGCGGTCTATTGTGATGGCAGTGTCTGCAGCATTATTGAGCATGACACGATCACCAATGAAGAGCTGCTGGCGCTGGATGTAGATGTGCTGATTCCCGCAGCGTTGGAGAATCAAATTACTGCTGATAATGCTGAGCAGATCAAAGCAAAGTATATTTTTGAGGTTGCCAATGGTCCGGTGACTTCAGCGGCGGACGCAATTTTGGTGGAGGCGGGCACGACAGTCTTCCCGGATATTTTGGTGAATGCGGGGGGAGTCACGGTCAGCTATTTTGAATGGGTACAAAATCGGAGTGGTCTCTACTGGACGGAACCAGAAGTGCAGAAGCAGCTTCAGCAAAAGATGGTGGAGGAGACGGAGACGATTTGGCAAATTGCTCAAACTAAGGAGATTTCAGTAAGGACTGCGGCCTATGTGCATGCTTTAAATCGGATTGGGGAAGCAGTTACAGCTAAGGGAACACGGGACTATTACGCGAAGTATCAGCCATGATCGTTTTTGCCCCCAAAGGCAGTCTCTTATGATCCAGCTTCCAACCGCGTTTTCTAGTTGAGCGAGTGCCAGTAATATTTCCCAACAACTTTGTTGCCAACAATTTTGTTAGCAGTGCTCCCTCTTGGTTAGGCTTTACGTTATGAGCGCAACAGCTATTGCTCGGCATTAGCATTCTCTTCCATACCGTAAATACTGCAGTGGGGAAATGTCAGCGCAAAGCCATACCAGCGGAGAAAGTATTGTAAGGGGCGAGTGCTGTCAGCCCAAGTTGCACTGGGGGCACCATCTAGCGGGTTGAGGGATACCTGTAGCGTTTGCCCATTCCATTCATCGGTGACCTGCTGTTCAATCCCGACGTGGGGATAGAAACGAGCTATCCCATCTACTACAACCCCCAAACCCATCGTCATTCTGGGTAATCGTGGATCTTCGGCAGCCATAGTTTGGGTAAACAGCTTCGGTAAATAGCCTGTTTGCCCGAAGGTCCACTGGCCGAAGCGCATCACTCGTCGAAAAATGGGACGCTGATGCGATCGCAAAATCCGTAACTCGGGTTCTTGCCGACGGGCCGCCGCCACAGTGGTCATTTCCAGGCTCCAAGCTTCAAGCTGAGTCCCTGCCAATGGTCCATAGACCGCTTGCCCTGTGATGTGGTCCCAGTAGGTGCCCGTCTCATCATCCGTGAGAATGGCAACCCCGTTGTACAGTCCCCCCACCTGGAAATGATAGCGTTGCCCCTCCACTACAGGCGTTAGCCCAACACCGCTATGACAAACCCCACAAAATGAAACGATGTAAGGCTGATCCGCCAACGTTCCTTGAGCCAGATGGTGATACGCCATTTCTTGCAATAACAGAGCGCGTCGTTGACCTTGCCGTTCAAATACAATTAGCTCAGCAGTGTCCGGTAGTCGGGTGGATGCAATGGATATCCCTGCATCAATGACCTCAAAACGCTGAAATAGGTCGGGCTGCTTTTGCAAGCGACTAGGATCGAAGTGAGACATGCTCTAACTCCTTAGCAAGAAGATGATGACTTAATTAAACACTTGTTTAGTTAGGCTATCGCTGCTGAATGGAGCTGTCAAGTTTTACGCTAGTGCTCATGACTGTGACGAAGGATATGTGAATGGCGCGTCTTGATCCAAAGTCGAACTCTACTCAAAAGGGGAAGCAGAAACGGGATGCTGCAGCCACAAAAGCTCGGATCTTAGAAGCAGCAACGGAAGAGTTTGCTAAGTATGGATTAGCGGGGGCGCGCACGGCTGCGATCGCAACCCAAAGCCAAGTCACAAAAGCCATGCTGTGCTACTACTTCACCAATAAGGAAACCCTCTATCGGTCAGTATTGCAGCGGCTAGTCAGTGACATTAATGCAGCCTTTCAACCCACAGATTGGGATATGCAAACCCCAGCACAAGCATTGGCGTCAATGATCCGGGCCTACATTGCCTTTGAGTCTCAAAACCGATGGCACGGCATGTTGTGGTTTCAGGAAGCGATTCAGAATCAGGGCCGATATGGAGAGGAGACTGGGTGGCAGGCAGGCTTTCAATCGATGGTGAGTGTCTTAGACAAAGGGATGGCAATAGGCCAGTTCCGACAGCTCGATCCGTTTTTGACGGCGATCAATATTTTGGGGGTCTGTTCGTTTTATTTTGACGCCCACGAGAACTTGAAATATCTGGACTCCCAACAACAGCTGTTAAGTCCCGAAATGGTGGAGCGGCAGACGGAAGAAGTGGTGCGTTTGGTTCTAGCTGGAGTTTCCGCAGGCCCCGAGGTATAAAGCCTTAGGGGCATGTAGGTGACGATGATGCAGGGATTACGGGGATAGTTTTGCAGTTACGGTGGCAAGCTTAGTTGCGATCGCACCTACGGCATCAACCTGTTTCTCATCGACTAAATTGCCCTGATCATCAAAGGCTTGATAAGCACGCGGAATCGCCTTTTGTTCAGGAATCACTAGCACTCCAATCCCTTCTAAAATGGCACGCACATGGACTAGCCCCCGCATACCTCCTAAGGCTCCCGGTGAGGTTGCCAGAAGCGCGGCGAC
The Acaryochloris marina S15 genome window above contains:
- a CDS encoding DUF3179 domain-containing (seleno)protein, with product MSHFDPSRLQKQPDLFQRFEVIDAGISIASTRLPDTAELIVFERQGQRRALLLQEMAYHHLAQGTLADQPYIVSFCGVCHSGVGLTPVVEGQRYHFQVGGLYNGVAILTDDETGTYWDHITGQAVYGPLAGTQLEAWSLEMTTVAAARRQEPELRILRSHQRPIFRRVMRFGQWTFGQTGYLPKLFTQTMAAEDPRLPRMTMGLGVVVDGIARFYPHVGIEQQVTDEWNGQTLQVSLNPLDGAPSATWADSTRPLQYFLRWYGFALTFPHCSIYGMEENANAEQ
- a CDS encoding TetR/AcrR family transcriptional regulator, encoding MARLDPKSNSTQKGKQKRDAAATKARILEAATEEFAKYGLAGARTAAIATQSQVTKAMLCYYFTNKETLYRSVLQRLVSDINAAFQPTDWDMQTPAQALASMIRAYIAFESQNRWHGMLWFQEAIQNQGRYGEETGWQAGFQSMVSVLDKGMAIGQFRQLDPFLTAINILGVCSFYFDAHENLKYLDSQQQLLSPEMVERQTEEVVRLVLAGVSAGPEV
- a CDS encoding Glu/Leu/Phe/Val dehydrogenase; the encoded protein is MGTDNQLFSDATHRLTTALEHVDLPEDVLETLKYPKAQLGVSIPVRMDNGELKIFQGYRVRYDDTRGPAKGGVRYHPGVSIDEVQSLAFWMTFKCAALNLPFGGGKGGITVDPKALSRMELERLSRGYIDAIADFIGPDVDILAPDVYTNPMIMGWMMDQYSIIKRQICRGVVTGKPLAIGGSVGRNTATGMGAFFVIEAMGPKLELIPEQTTVAVQGFGNAGAVVAELLNQVGYKVVAVSDSQGGIYAPQGLDIASIRKHKEASRSMKAVYCDGSVCSIIEHDTITNEELLALDVDVLIPAALENQITADNAEQIKAKYIFEVANGPVTSAADAILVEAGTTVFPDILVNAGGVTVSYFEWVQNRSGLYWTEPEVQKQLQQKMVEETETIWQIAQTKEISVRTAAYVHALNRIGEAVTAKGTRDYYAKYQP